One Peterkaempfera bronchialis DNA window includes the following coding sequences:
- a CDS encoding GNAT family N-acetyltransferase yields MASQPPAPVTLDGRHISLEPLTPAHAPDLHLAGGNDDEVWRWLPALTPRSEDEMRRLVEQRLAQQAAGEAAVFAVVPRGTFRPVGWIAYLDISATDERVDIGWDWVARPYRNTAVAVEAHLLLLYNAFETLRFGRVQWQIDHQDFAAQAVMARIGGLREGPLRRHTRRLDGTWRDTVVYSLLAPEWPAVKERVRAGLLP; encoded by the coding sequence ATGGCCTCGCAACCGCCCGCCCCCGTCACCCTGGACGGCCGCCACATCAGCCTGGAGCCGCTCACCCCGGCGCACGCCCCCGACCTGCACCTGGCCGGCGGCAACGACGACGAGGTGTGGCGCTGGCTGCCCGCCCTCACCCCCCGCTCCGAGGACGAGATGCGCCGCCTGGTGGAGCAGCGCCTCGCCCAGCAGGCCGCCGGCGAGGCCGCGGTCTTCGCGGTGGTCCCCCGGGGCACCTTCCGGCCGGTCGGCTGGATCGCCTACCTCGACATCTCGGCCACCGACGAGCGGGTGGACATCGGCTGGGACTGGGTTGCCCGCCCCTACCGCAACACCGCCGTCGCCGTCGAAGCCCATCTGCTGCTCCTCTACAACGCCTTCGAGACGCTGCGCTTCGGCCGCGTCCAGTGGCAGATCGACCATCAGGACTTCGCGGCCCAAGCCGTCATGGCCCGCATCGGAGGACTCCGCGAGGGCCCGCTGCGCCGCCACACCCGCCGCCTGGACGGCACCTGGCGGGACACCGTCGTCTACTCACTGCTCGCCCCCGAGTGGCCCGCCGTCAAGGAACGGGTCCGCGCCGGGCTGCTCCCCTGA
- a CDS encoding DinB family protein: MITPDTKDWTWVLRRPCSECGFDPVAVPREAVADLLRANAAAWAALLTAEPASQLRHRPRPDVWSPLEYACHVRDVCRIYTTRLGLMLTQDSPLFANWDQDETAVADRYGEQDPARVAPELTAAADTLAAAFDRVSGDQWHRPGDRSDGAHFTVESFARYFVHDPLHHLWDVTGDRVAA; encoded by the coding sequence ATGATCACCCCCGACACCAAGGACTGGACCTGGGTGCTCCGGCGCCCCTGCTCCGAGTGCGGCTTCGACCCGGTAGCCGTCCCCCGCGAAGCCGTCGCCGACCTGCTCCGCGCCAACGCCGCCGCCTGGGCCGCCCTGCTCACCGCCGAGCCCGCCTCCCAACTGCGCCACCGCCCCCGCCCCGACGTCTGGTCACCCCTGGAGTACGCCTGCCATGTGCGGGACGTCTGCCGGATCTACACCACCCGCCTCGGGCTGATGCTCACCCAGGACAGCCCCCTCTTCGCCAACTGGGACCAGGACGAGACCGCTGTCGCCGACCGCTACGGCGAGCAGGACCCGGCCCGCGTCGCCCCCGAACTCACCGCCGCCGCCGACACCCTCGCCGCCGCCTTCGACCGCGTCTCCGGCGACCAGTGGCACCGCCCCGGCGACCGCAGCGACGGCGCCCACTTCACCGTGGAGTCCTTCGCCCGCTACTTCGTCCACGACCCCCTGCACCACCTCTGGGACGTCACCGGAGACCGGGT